The Xanthomonas sontii genome contains a region encoding:
- the yhbY gene encoding ribosome assembly RNA-binding protein YhbY, protein MSISLTSAQNRFLRGLAHDLKPLLQIGSKGVTPAFLAELDEVLERHELVKVKVGGDDREARDAAIGSLVEQSHSVLVQRIGHTAILYRPAKEDRQIVLPRA, encoded by the coding sequence ATGTCGATCAGCCTGACCTCGGCCCAGAACCGCTTCCTGCGCGGCCTGGCCCACGACCTCAAACCCCTGCTGCAGATCGGCAGCAAGGGCGTCACCCCGGCCTTCCTGGCCGAACTGGACGAGGTGCTGGAGCGCCACGAACTGGTCAAGGTGAAGGTTGGCGGCGACGACCGCGAGGCCCGCGACGCCGCCATCGGCAGCCTGGTGGAGCAGTCGCACAGCGTGCTGGTGCAGCGCATCGGCCATACCGCGATCCTGTATCGCCCGGCCAAGGAAGACCGGCAGATCGTGCTGCCGCGCGCCTGA
- a CDS encoding Mth938-like domain-containing protein, with product MQLTQDLPDYAYALRMADGRQAKVNDRLLTRSFVLAPDTLVEDWQAPPAGDLQPQHLQPLLELNPALVILGTGERQVFPAAAVMALFLTRGIGIEVMNNAAAARTYNVLAAEGRRVAVGFLLEG from the coding sequence ATGCAACTGACCCAGGACCTGCCCGACTACGCCTATGCCCTGCGCATGGCCGACGGCCGCCAGGCCAAGGTGAACGACCGGCTGCTGACCCGCAGCTTTGTCCTCGCGCCGGACACCCTGGTCGAGGACTGGCAGGCCCCGCCGGCCGGCGACCTGCAGCCGCAACATCTGCAGCCGCTGCTGGAGCTCAACCCGGCCCTGGTCATCCTCGGCACCGGCGAACGCCAGGTGTTTCCCGCCGCGGCGGTGATGGCGCTGTTCCTGACCCGCGGCATCGGCATCGAGGTGATGAACAATGCCGCTGCTGCGCGCACCTACAACGTGCTGGCCGCCGAAGGCCGGCGCGTGGCGGTGGGGTTTCTGCTCGAAGGCTGA